In Symphalangus syndactylus isolate Jambi chromosome 14, NHGRI_mSymSyn1-v2.1_pri, whole genome shotgun sequence, one DNA window encodes the following:
- the LOC129461652 gene encoding DNA-directed RNA polymerase I subunit RPA1-like isoform X1, with the protein MPWRRLQGISFGIYSAEELKKLSVKSITNPRYLDSLGNPSANGLYDLALGPADSKEVCFTCVQDFSNCSGHLGHIELPLTVYNPLLFDKLYLLLRGSCLNCHMLTCPRAVIPLLLCQLRVLEVGALQAVYELERILNRGVSGRKRRSLCL; encoded by the exons ATGCCCTGGCGGCGGCTGCAGGGCATTTCCTTCGGGATATATTCGGCTGAAGAGCTCAA GAAATTAAGTGTTAAATCCATTACGAACCCTCGGTACCTGGACAGCCTGGGGAACCCATCGGCAAACGGCCTGTACGATTTAGCTTTGGGCCCTGCAGATTCCAAAGAGGTGTGCTTCACCTGCGTGCAGGACTTCAGCAACTGTTCTGGGCACCTGGGCCACATTGAGCTCCCACTCACGGTGTATAACCCTCTCCTCTTCGAT AAGCTGTACCTGCTGCTTCGGGGCTCTTGTTTAAACTGCCACATGCTGACTTGTCCCCGGGCCGTGATTCCCCTCTTACTCTGCCAGCTGAGGGTTCTGGAAGTCGGGGCCCTACAAGCAGTCTACGAGCTTGAGAGAATTCTGAACAGGGGAG